Proteins encoded in a region of the Xiphophorus couchianus chromosome 11, X_couchianus-1.0, whole genome shotgun sequence genome:
- the glra4b gene encoding glycine receptor, alpha 4b, translating into MFGDGLLLSGPPVNVTCNIFINSFGSITETTMDYRLNVFLRQQWNDPRLAYKEYPDDSLDLDPSMLDSIWKPDLFFANEKGANFHEVTTDNKLLRIFQNGNVLYSIRLTLTLSCPMDLKNFPMDSQTCIMQLESFGYTMNDLIFEWLDVGAVQVADDLTLPQFVLKEEKGLGYCTKNYNTGKFTCIEVQFYLERQMGYYLIQMYIPSLLTVILSWVSFWINMDAAPARVGLGITTVLTMTTQSSGSRASLPKVSYVKAIDIWMAVCLLFVFAALLEYAAVNFVSRQHKEFFRLRKKLKEQQQRQQQQQQQQQRAGSSDGKGKGNTTPGNNAAHGSATQRCSACAREEELAQQGFLLQSIGLSLSSAPEMDATPVFADLPPGLGFYEIQRRFVERAKRIDTISRAVFPMSFLMFNVLYWLTYKVLRHEDLQFTL; encoded by the exons ATGTTTGGTGACGGTTTGCTTCTGTCAGGTCCTCCTGTCAACGTCACATGCAACATCTTCATCAACAGCTTTGGATCCATCACTGAAACAACCATG GACTACCGGCTAAATGTGTTTCTACGGCAGCAGTGGAATGACCCCCGACTTGCCTATAAGGAGTATCCAGATGACTCCCTGGACTTAGACCCCTCAATGCTGGACTCCATCTGGAAACCCGATCTATTCTTTGCAAACGAAAAGGGAGCAAACTTCCATGAAGTTACGACCGACAACAAACTGCTCCGGATATTCCAGAATGGAAACGTCCTCTACAGCATCAG GCTGACGCTCACTCTCTCCTGCCCCATGGATCTGAAGAACTTCCCCATGGATAGCCAGACATGCATAATGCAGCTGGAGAGCT TTGGCTACACCATGAACGACCTTATTTTTGAGTGGCTGGATGTCGGAGCGGTGCAGGTGGCCGATGATCTGACGCTCCCCCAGTTTGTGCTGAAAGAGGAGAAAGGTCTTGGTTACTGTACCAAGAACTACAACACAG GTAAATTCACCTGCATCGAGGTTCAATTCTACCTGGAGCGTCAAATGGGCTACTACCTGATCCAGATGTACATACCGAGCCTGCTCACCGTCATCCTTTCCTGGGTGTCCTTCTGGATCAACATGGACGCCGCGCCGGCCAGAGTGGGTCTGGGAATCACCACGGTGCTCACCATGACAACACAAAGCTCAGGCTCCAGAGCCTCTCTGCCAAAG GTGTCTTACGTCAAAGCCATAGACATCTGGATGGCCGTGTGTCTCCTCTTCGTGTTTGCCGCGCTGCTGGAGTACGCAGCTGTTAACTTCGTTTCACGCCAGCACAAGGAGTTCTTCAGACTCAGGAAGAAGCttaaagagcagcagcagcggcagcagcagcagcagcagcagcagcagagagct GGAAGCAGTGACGGCAAGGGGAAGGGAAACACCACGCCAGGAAACAATGCTGCTCATGGGAGCGCAACCCAGCGGTGCAGTGCCTGTGCCAGG GAAGAGGAGCTGGCGCAGCAAGGGTTTCTCCTCCAGAGCATTGGACTCTCCCTGTCCAGCGCCCCGGAAATGGACGCAACGCCGGTCTTCGCCGACTTGCCTCCCGGTTTAGGTTTTTATGAAATCCAGCGGCGTTTCGTGGAGCGGGCGAAGAGGATCGACACCATCTCCAGAGCCGTGTTCCCCATGAGCTTCCTCATGTTTAACGTGCTCTACTGGCTCACCTACAAAGTTCTACGGCACGAGGACCTCCAGTTCACTCTTTGA
- the nufip2 gene encoding nuclear fragile X mental retardation-interacting protein 2 isoform X1 — protein sequence MEEQPKDRAQDRQQQHHHNGEDRSSIQRTACLKHDQSQFQCQHQETQAKKTGSKNVIINDEEGEKNPHLPYTVGMSHSSSSNGNRHISNSNVKQKGPQKHYISVQKVSSKFSEHKKNMDLKNDKEKALDLSNYEIQPSNKKDSALLQNGLVNCGLITNGYSSKDNDGSGSEGGYTTPKKRKSRCGNTKSADNVTKDKERDMQPRNTTPGASSVETPEKGTASRLDGFRSSYKAEAQTTAKRAVASETSVAEPQRKTSEGKAAGTFGKKAEEKHKGKLSSPSKEDSWTLFKPPPVFPVDNSSAKIVPKISYASKVKENLNKVAQGGGEAAPPPVRLSQVPMSAMKTITSASFTNGPVPGNGNGCPSVGTFFAPAASCVQSAPSVPSGENVASSLESSCSSTTSPVDGEASELRKCTVLIYPLNMQPVLPSARHLDPPAAQTNQKALGDIFQNQWGLSFINEPNPALDGGNGFVPAEDQTSVTSHNGSQAVPAKVAQPLFDISPFLEAEAFSQEAEKRTCAPCQVSSVCSPASTASEEETKLQPSVQEKTKVELKGVGSSLLAPSKDNGAKPAVGQQTTVLFGSSKEQIHPKDVGRRSSWGSFDLKAAVTYHTKEMESIFNLQKQDPKRIVFYDETKDGPDQ from the exons ATGGAGGAACAGCCCAAAGATCGGGCACAagacaggcagcagcagcaccaccacaACGGAGAGGACCGGAGCTCCATCCAGCGCACGGCGTGTCTGAAACATGATCAGAGCCAGTTCCAGTGCCAGCATCAGGAAACGCAGGCGAAGAAAACAG gcagtaaaaatgtaatcatcAACGATGAGGAGGGGGAGAAAAATCCACACCTGCCCTACACTGTTGGTATGTCCCATTCCTCCAGCAGCAATGGTAATAGACACATAAGTAACTCAAATGTGAAGCAGAAAGGGCCACAGAAGCACTACATTTCTGTTCAGAAAGTGAGCAGCAAATTCTCTGAGCATAAGAAGAATATGGACTTAAAAAATGACAAGGAGAAGGCGCTGGATTTGAGTAATTATGAGATTCAGCCTTCAAACAAGAAAGACTCTGCTTTGCTTCAGAACGGGCTTGTGAATTGTGGCCTCATCACTAACGGCTATTCCAGTAAGGACAATGATGGAAGCGGCTCTGAAGGCGGATATACCACCCCGAAGAAACGAAAGAGCAGATGCGGCAACACCAAGAGTGCCGATAATGTGACgaaagacaaagagagagacaTGCAGCCCCGCAACACTACGCCGGGAGCCTCGAGTGTCGAGACGCCCGAGAAAGGAACAGCGTCCAGACTCGACGGCTTCCGGTCCAGCTACAAAGCAGAAGCTCAGACGACGGCTAAACGGGCCGTCGCATCAGAGACTTCAGTCGCCGAACCTCAGAGGAAAACCTCTGAAGGTAAAGCAGCTGGCACGTTTGGtaagaaggcagaggaaaagcACAAGGGCAAGCTTTCCTCACCTTCAAAAGAGGACTCGTGGACTTTGTTCAAGCCCCCTCCCGTATTTCCTGTGGACAATAGCAGTGCTAAAATAGTTCCCAAGATCAGTTATGCAAGCAAAGTAAAAGAGAACCTCAATAAAGTAGCTCAAGGCGGAGGAGAGGCAGCACCTCCTCCTGTGAGACTGTCCCAGGTCCCCATGTCTGCTATGAAAACTATCACCTCGGCTAGCTTTACTAACGGTCCTGTTCCTGGGAATGGGAACGGCTGCCCGTCCGTGGGCACCTTCTTTGCTCCTGCTGCTAGTTGTGTTCAATCAGCCCCGTCTGTCCCAAGTGGCGAGAATGTAGCATCTTCTTTGGAAAGTAGCTGTAGCTCTACGACGAGTCCCGTAGACGGCGAGGCGAGCGAGCTCAGAAAGTGTACTGTTTTAATCTACCCTTTAAATATGCAACCCGTGCTCCCGAGCGCTCGCCACCTCGACCCACCGGCTGCTCAGACAAATCAGAAAGCCCTGGGGGACATCTTCCAGAACCAGTGGGGGCTCTCCTTCATCAACGAGCCCAACCCGGCCCTCGACGGAGGGAACGGGTTCGTGCCTGCCGAGGACCAGACTTCTGTGACTTCTCACAACGGGAGTCAGGCTGTCCCAGCCAAGGTTGCCCAGCCCCTCTTTGACATTAGCCCATTTCTAGAAGCCGAAGCTTTTTCTCAAGAAGCGGAGAAAAGGACTTGTGCCCCCTGCCAAGTATCCAGTGTTTGCTCTCCTGCCAGCACGGCGAGCGAGGAGGAGACCAAGCTGCAGCCAAGTGTTCAGGAAAAGACGAAAGTGGAGCTGAAGGGAGTGGGTTCTTCTCTGCTGGCCCCCAGTAAAGACAACGGTGCTAAGCCTGCAGTGGGCCAGCAGACCACTGTGCTGTTCGGTTCCTCTAAAGAACAGATCCACCCAAAAGACGTTGGCAGGAGGTCCAGCTGGGGTTCCTTTGACCTTAAAGCTGCCGTCACCTATCACACTAAAG AAATGGAATCCATTTTCAACTTGCAAAAACAAG ATCCAAAAAGAATAGTGTTTTACGATGAGACCAAGGACGGACCTGATCAGTGA
- the nufip2 gene encoding nuclear fragile X mental retardation-interacting protein 2 isoform X2, which produces MTSNCCELAGSKNVIINDEEGEKNPHLPYTVGMSHSSSSNGNRHISNSNVKQKGPQKHYISVQKVSSKFSEHKKNMDLKNDKEKALDLSNYEIQPSNKKDSALLQNGLVNCGLITNGYSSKDNDGSGSEGGYTTPKKRKSRCGNTKSADNVTKDKERDMQPRNTTPGASSVETPEKGTASRLDGFRSSYKAEAQTTAKRAVASETSVAEPQRKTSEGKAAGTFGKKAEEKHKGKLSSPSKEDSWTLFKPPPVFPVDNSSAKIVPKISYASKVKENLNKVAQGGGEAAPPPVRLSQVPMSAMKTITSASFTNGPVPGNGNGCPSVGTFFAPAASCVQSAPSVPSGENVASSLESSCSSTTSPVDGEASELRKCTVLIYPLNMQPVLPSARHLDPPAAQTNQKALGDIFQNQWGLSFINEPNPALDGGNGFVPAEDQTSVTSHNGSQAVPAKVAQPLFDISPFLEAEAFSQEAEKRTCAPCQVSSVCSPASTASEEETKLQPSVQEKTKVELKGVGSSLLAPSKDNGAKPAVGQQTTVLFGSSKEQIHPKDVGRRSSWGSFDLKAAVTYHTKEMESIFNLQKQDPKRIVFYDETKDGPDQ; this is translated from the exons ATGACGAGCAACTGTTGTGAGCTTGCAG gcagtaaaaatgtaatcatcAACGATGAGGAGGGGGAGAAAAATCCACACCTGCCCTACACTGTTGGTATGTCCCATTCCTCCAGCAGCAATGGTAATAGACACATAAGTAACTCAAATGTGAAGCAGAAAGGGCCACAGAAGCACTACATTTCTGTTCAGAAAGTGAGCAGCAAATTCTCTGAGCATAAGAAGAATATGGACTTAAAAAATGACAAGGAGAAGGCGCTGGATTTGAGTAATTATGAGATTCAGCCTTCAAACAAGAAAGACTCTGCTTTGCTTCAGAACGGGCTTGTGAATTGTGGCCTCATCACTAACGGCTATTCCAGTAAGGACAATGATGGAAGCGGCTCTGAAGGCGGATATACCACCCCGAAGAAACGAAAGAGCAGATGCGGCAACACCAAGAGTGCCGATAATGTGACgaaagacaaagagagagacaTGCAGCCCCGCAACACTACGCCGGGAGCCTCGAGTGTCGAGACGCCCGAGAAAGGAACAGCGTCCAGACTCGACGGCTTCCGGTCCAGCTACAAAGCAGAAGCTCAGACGACGGCTAAACGGGCCGTCGCATCAGAGACTTCAGTCGCCGAACCTCAGAGGAAAACCTCTGAAGGTAAAGCAGCTGGCACGTTTGGtaagaaggcagaggaaaagcACAAGGGCAAGCTTTCCTCACCTTCAAAAGAGGACTCGTGGACTTTGTTCAAGCCCCCTCCCGTATTTCCTGTGGACAATAGCAGTGCTAAAATAGTTCCCAAGATCAGTTATGCAAGCAAAGTAAAAGAGAACCTCAATAAAGTAGCTCAAGGCGGAGGAGAGGCAGCACCTCCTCCTGTGAGACTGTCCCAGGTCCCCATGTCTGCTATGAAAACTATCACCTCGGCTAGCTTTACTAACGGTCCTGTTCCTGGGAATGGGAACGGCTGCCCGTCCGTGGGCACCTTCTTTGCTCCTGCTGCTAGTTGTGTTCAATCAGCCCCGTCTGTCCCAAGTGGCGAGAATGTAGCATCTTCTTTGGAAAGTAGCTGTAGCTCTACGACGAGTCCCGTAGACGGCGAGGCGAGCGAGCTCAGAAAGTGTACTGTTTTAATCTACCCTTTAAATATGCAACCCGTGCTCCCGAGCGCTCGCCACCTCGACCCACCGGCTGCTCAGACAAATCAGAAAGCCCTGGGGGACATCTTCCAGAACCAGTGGGGGCTCTCCTTCATCAACGAGCCCAACCCGGCCCTCGACGGAGGGAACGGGTTCGTGCCTGCCGAGGACCAGACTTCTGTGACTTCTCACAACGGGAGTCAGGCTGTCCCAGCCAAGGTTGCCCAGCCCCTCTTTGACATTAGCCCATTTCTAGAAGCCGAAGCTTTTTCTCAAGAAGCGGAGAAAAGGACTTGTGCCCCCTGCCAAGTATCCAGTGTTTGCTCTCCTGCCAGCACGGCGAGCGAGGAGGAGACCAAGCTGCAGCCAAGTGTTCAGGAAAAGACGAAAGTGGAGCTGAAGGGAGTGGGTTCTTCTCTGCTGGCCCCCAGTAAAGACAACGGTGCTAAGCCTGCAGTGGGCCAGCAGACCACTGTGCTGTTCGGTTCCTCTAAAGAACAGATCCACCCAAAAGACGTTGGCAGGAGGTCCAGCTGGGGTTCCTTTGACCTTAAAGCTGCCGTCACCTATCACACTAAAG AAATGGAATCCATTTTCAACTTGCAAAAACAAG ATCCAAAAAGAATAGTGTTTTACGATGAGACCAAGGACGGACCTGATCAGTGA